ACCTTCCCATTATTAGGAAGCTTATTGATGCTTATATTTATCACCTTAGCTGGGTAGAGGGCATTCCTTAGTAATTCCTCAGGATCATCACCGTATTCAACAATCTCAACATCTTTACCAAGTAGATTCCTAAGCTTCTTAACATTTATGCCTCCCTTGCCAACAGCCAATGGTGCAAAGTTCTTATCAACAATGAAGATGATCCTATTGAACTCAGGATCATATATAGCGTCCCTTGGTGTTATTCCAGTAACGCTTTCAAATAGCGCCGCGTACCTTAACTCATCGTCAGTTAGTATGATTCGACCCCTACTCTTAGACATTACCACCACCAGCAAGGGACATTATACTACTCTCCCCTGGGTCAATAATTGCCACAACAGCTATCTTATGGCTTCTCCTTAATGCACCACCCAGTTCCCAACTTGTCCCAGCGTAGGTGAATATTGGCACTTGAGATAACTTAGCGTACCTTTCAACATCCTGCTTAATGCTTGGTGGTACATTGGCAGCCATTATAACTAACTTAGCGTCACCATTGAGTATTGCCTTTATTGATTGCTTAACGCCCATCGTCAACCTACCTGTATTAGCTACAACTTGCAGTTCCCTTGATATATCTATCATCTAACTCCATCATCCCTTAGTCTTTTATAAATCTTTCGCCAGGAACCTAGCCCTAGGTTAATCATGCGGTTACAATATTGGTACTTTTTATTGAGGATTAGGGTAATGGGGTCAGTGTTAAGGGGGGATAGTGCATTATTACTGCTTTAAACCCATCTAGGTAAGGGTACTACCTATCCCATGACCAATAACACCACAAGCAAAGGAAACCACCCAAATAAAGGTAGGGAGTCAGTAAGCTTAAGAGGTGTTAATACCTAGGTAGAGATATGCGCTAGGCGGTGTTTAACTAACTATACCCTTAGCTGCGTTTATTTCCCTAAGGTACTTATTCATGTAGAGTAGTCTCTCTATAACCTCACCTTCAGGTTCAAGTTCATAAAACACTTGGGTTTCGAAGATCTTAACTTCACTACACCCTCTACTACAGATAAGTGATATTAACTCATCCATGGATGGGGACCTACCTTTCTCTTCATGGAACTTAGCCACAGTCTCAATTATCTTATGAGCCAAGTAAGCTTCAATACTGCCGTCTGGCCTCTTAACCAGTAAACCATGGTAACCAGGTATGAGTATGCTGGCTAAGTTATCCATGTTTACTTGCCTAGGTTGATTATTAACAATTACCTCAATAATTATCCTCTTAACCTCACTTAACGATAGTGGGCTATACTTTGGGGAATTGAAGGCAGCATACCTAGCTATCATAATGACATCATCGTAAAGGTTCCTAATAGGGTATGGTGATCCAACATCCCCCCTAAGCTCCCTATACCTAAACCCATTACTAACCTTAATCTTCTCTACAGATACCCACACACCAAGGCTCATTGACTTAAGGTGATTTGCAGCAATAGGCATCTTCTCAATATTCCTTAGCTTACTCTCTATTGCGTACCGAGCCAGCCTAACCAGCAATGTGCCATCAGTTAATGTTAATGGTTTAAATAAATCCATCAATAGCCACTACGCATTCCTAGGTTTAAAGCATAATCCAATGATTAACCAGTAATATGATAATATTACACTTCATACGTGTAGTAAAACGACACAGACTAAAGAGAACTCCTGCCTCATTGAGGTGAGACTTCTAATCTTTTTAATTACCTTTAAATGCACTGTAGTCATCCCCTTAACTCATTGATGTTAGTCTTTTCCCTCTTAATACCCTAGCGTATTAAAAACATCAGGCAATCAAGGCAAGCTACGCTACAGGTAGTTAGTGATGAATTTAAAAAGCGCCTTCAGTTAGTAAGTAGGCATGCCTAGTGTGCCGCAGACTGTTGAGCTGGGGCTAAGGATTGTTAACTTAAGTGAGGAGAAGGGAGTGCCTGTGAGATTACTTGGTGGTGTAGCAGTCTACATACTTGCCTCCGCAGTGTACCCTAAGGTACCTTCATTATCAAGGACCCCGAAGGATATAGACTTGGTAGCGCATGCTAAGGATTCAAGCAGATTAACTTCATTAATGGAGAATATGGGTATTGAGGCTGATAAACGCTTCAACGCGCTTCACGGCTACGAGAGATTAATGTTTAGGGAGCCAAGTAGTGGTACCCGGATTGATGTATTCCTTGATGTGTTTAGGGAGAGCCACGTCATAAACCTGAAGGATAGATTAGAGGTCTTTAAACCTACAATACCACCAAGTGACTTACTCTTAACAAAACTTCAAATATGGAGTATTAGTGAGAGGGACATTAAGGACATAATCGCTCTCCTACTTAAATTCAAGGTAGGTAGCAGTGATTCAGTAAGTGAACTAGATGCTAATAGGTTGATTAGCTTAACCTCAAATGACTGGGGATTGTACAAGACTGTTATAGTTAACTTAAGTAGGGTTACTGACTATGTTAAGGGTCATGGGGAATTAGCCGAAATTAGTGGTGAAGTAATCGGTAAGATTAATGATATTCGCCTTAAAGTTGAGAAGGCGCCTAAGTCAATAAAGTGGAGGCTTAGATCCCTCATCGGTGAGAGGGTTAAGTGGTATGAGGAACCTGAGGAGGTTAGTTAATTTAAAGAACCTAAGCAGCTAAAATATTATAGGTAATGGTTTAGGGTGAAATAAAACCTTAAGCTAATATCATGGGATTGTAGGAGTTAAGGTGCTATTACTGAAATGGTTTAACCTGGTAATCTTTATAAACCAGTACTGCATAATGATTTTATGAGTAGTGGTGAAACTGGTAGTTCCGGTAGTGAGGAGGAGAAGAAGCAGGTTACCATTAAGGGTGTTGATAAGGAGCTTTACGATAAGGCACTTCAAATGTCTAGGGAAATGGGTATAACTGTTGGTGAATTAGTTAATAAATCATTGAGGGCATTCATATCGCTAGCCGATGTAACGAATAAGGCTGTTACATCAATGGCGCAGGCTCTGTCTGAATCAAGTAAGGCATTCATAGAGGGTGCTAAGGGTGTTAGGGTTATATCTAATGTTGATGAATTAACCGTTACTAAGGAGGACCTTGAAAGCCTTGATTCACAAGTCACCTTCAGGGGTATTAAACGATTAATCTTCAATAGTGACGTTAATTGGGAATTATTCGACAGCAAGGTTAGTTCAATAGTAATGTGTGATGAGGTTGTGTTACCTAAATCCATACCTAAACTTAAAGCTGTTGAGAAAATGAGGTTTGTTAAGAGGATAACGGTAATGCAGCAGTCTAGTTAAGTAGCTTATTTGAGTTAGCAATTTTAAACAATGTTTTATTAAAGCCAATGCCTATTCCTAGGGCATGGAGACCCTTCAGTTGAGCCCATTAAATGAACTTGTACCAGCAGGAATACCGTATGGCTACCTCATGTTGATTAGAGGTGACTTAGGCATGGGTAAGACCCTTATGGTTAAGCGTATTGCAAGGGAAATTCTCTCAAAGTACCCTGTATTATATATTACGTTTGATGATGACCCTAATTCGGTAAAGGATGGGCTAAGCGACTACGCGTCTAGGTTATTCATAATAGATGGATTCAACCTAGGTGAGGCCACAAGTAGGTCAACACCTAATGTTGTGGGTAGTATAACGGAATTAGACCCGAGACAGTTGATTAATGGGATAATTAGTAATTTGCCTCAAACTAAGGCAAGAGGAGTAATAGTGGATTCAGTGAATGACATGCTTATGAACATTGACCCAAGGAGCCTCCTCTTCCTCTTAAAGGAAGTGAAGATGATTACTAGGCGGTATAATACAGTGAGCGTTATGGTCGCCCACACGACTACTGAGGACTTAAGTGGAATGATTGATAACATGGAGTATGTGTTCGATGGAATAATTGAAATTGAACTTGACCCAAACTTAGCTCAATTAGGTGTGCCGGTTAGGAGACTTAGGGTTAAGAGACTTAAAGGCACAGCCCATTCAATAGACTGGTTCTACTTCACAATATCTAAGGGGGATATAGTACCAGTTAACATAGAAGACATTAAGAAAGCCTTAGGCGCCACCCTTAGTATGCAGGGTGAGAGGTAAGGGAACTAAACCAGGAGGTTTAAGGCTTATTATTTTACATATATAAATATGCAGTAGTAGTGAAACTAATAAACTATCAAACAGTAAGTGTTGTTCCTTAGCTAAAAAGTCCACTAATGATAAATACTTTGTATTGCCTATTTTGAATACGTTAATAGGCGAAATAAATAAATACCCTAGCTTGTCAAATATTTTATGAGTGGCTCTGGTGAAGATCGAACAAGGAAGTGGTACGATACGTCAATTAAGGTGGCGAAAGATTATGGTGGCAAAATCTCGGTGATGCCTAAGGTTCCTGTTAAGAGTCTAAGGGACTTCTCAATATACTATACCCCTGGGGTTGCTGGTGTGTCACTTGAAATCGCCAAGAACCCTGACCTCTCCTTTGAATTAACGTGGCGTTGGAATGCAATAGCCGTATTAACTGATGGAACTAGGGTACTGGGTTTAGGTAACGTTGGACCTGAGGCGGCGTTACCAGTAATGGAGGGTAAGGCCCTCATATTTAAGTACCTAGGCGGCGTGGATGCTGTTCCACTCCCAATTAGGGTTAAGTCTAAGGAAGAGTTTGTGGCTGTAGCTAAGGCGATTGAGCCTTCCTTCGGTGGGATAAACCTGGAGGATATTGAATCACCCAAGTGCTTCTACCTACTGGACACCTTAAGGAAGGAACTTAACATACCTGTGTGGCATGATGACCAACAGGGGACTGCCGGTGCAATTTTAGCTGGCTTATATAATGCCCTTAAGGTAGTTGATAAGAACATTAACGATATTAAAGTAGTTTTATTCGGAGCAGGCGCATCAAATGTAGCCGCAGCAAGGATCCTTCATGCCGCTGGCGTGAGTTACGGGAACATGATCCTCATAGATAGTAAGGGTCCACTGCACGCTGAGAGGGAGGATATGGATAAACTGATGCTTAATAATCCATGGAAGTATGACTTAGCCCTTAAGACTAATAAGGAGAGAAGCAAGACTATTGAGGATGCAATGAAGAACGCTGACGTATTGATTTCTGCATCAACACCAGGGCCGAATGTTATTAAGAAGGATTGGATAAGGGCAATGAATAAGGATGCCATAGTTTTCGCCTTAGCTAATCCAATTCCTGAAATATGGCCATGGGAGGCTAAGGAGGCTGGAGCCAGGGTTGTAGCCACTGGTAGGAGCGACTTCCCTAATCAAATAAACAATAGCCTGATCTTCCCGTCAGTGTTCAGGGGTGCGTTAGACGTTAGGGCTAGGGGAATCTCCGATGAGGTAATAGTGGCAGTAGCCAGGGAGATTGCTAAGTATGCTGAAGAGAGGGGGATAACGGAGGATTACATTATACCAACCATGGAGGAGTGGGAGGTTTACCCAAGGGCGGCAGCGGCTGCGGCTGTGGAGATTGTTAATGAAGGATTAGCTAGGGTTAACACGACTTACAATGAGGAATTGGAGAGGGCTAGGAACATAATATCTAAGTCAAGGGCATCAATGGAGAAGCTCATGAAGGAGGGACTTATAAGGGAGCTTCCAGCAGAGTTAATAAGGTGAACGTAATGGTTAAGGTTAGGAAGGCGGGGGAAAGGGACTTAGAAAACGTGGTTGAACTAGTGGTTAGGTTAAAGAGACTCAACAGTGAATTTGATCCACTACTTAAGGTTAGGGATGACATTTACGTCCAGGTTAAGAATTGGTTAAACGGTTACTTAAATAATAAGGGTAAGCTACTGCTGGTGGCTGAGTCTGACGACGGCAGGATAATTGGGGCCCTAGTGTCTGAGGTTAGGGAGAGGTTATTTTATGAACCACGCATGGAGGGTGTAATAATGGACTTCTACATCATGCCTGAGTTCAGGAGGAAAGGCATTGGGAAAATGATGATGGATGAGGCCATTAAAATGCTTAGGGAAATGGGCGCCCACGTAATATCAGCGGAATTCCCAGCTCAGAACCAAATATCAGTAGCCTTCTATAGGAAGTACGGCTTCAGGCCAATGATGAACGTCTACGTTAAGGAAACCTAGGAGACTAGGAAAACCTTAATTGCCACCAGTTCCTTATTGAAAATGAACAAGTCCTGCCCCTCCATGCTTAAAACCCTTAAACCACTGGTAAATGCACCTAGAGGCGTTTCCTTGATTCTGCTTAGGCAATCCTGCAGGTATGATGATAATTCCTTCAGCTTACTGGAATCGTTAACCTCAACGTAAGCCACCCACGTGAACTGTAATCCATTATCAATGACGATAACCCTCTCGGTGGCATTTCTAAGCAAGCATTCTAGGGTGCTCCTAAAGCTAGCTTGAGTGGGCGCAGTTGCTTGATTAAGGCACTTATCTAGCTGGCATTCCCCCATGATTAGCTACTCATTAGCATATTTATAATTATTACGAATTAATTCTCATTAGTCGGCGCTTATTAAGTATAATTCACCATCGCTGGCGGTAATCCTCCTAACCTTACCCATAGTGTAAGCTAATGCAACTAAGGCGCAGACTGCAGCATCATAGGCGTCCTTACCACCATTAATCACTAGTTTCCTAACTCCCAACCTACTGGATAATTGCGTTAAGTCAGTGTTAAGCCAGTGAAGCACACTCCATGGGTGAGTTTCAATGACCCTAATGTTCAATTCCTCAAGCCTACCCTTAATTCGAAGAGCCCTTTCACCTAACTTAATCATCCATCTCCAGTTAGCAGGCATAACCTTAAGCCCCATCTTAAACATGAGCCTATCAACATCCCTAAACTTACCTACCCCACTAAGGGGTGCATCAATAGCCACCACTAATGAACCCCTTAGGCTATTGATTATTTCATCATCACTCTTAACCAGCGTACTGACCAGTACCCCATCGTTAACTTCCGCTACACCACTCATCCTCTTCACTGATAAGTCAACACCACCAAACTTCACTGCTTCTGCTGGCTCTGGCACTGCTTAACTAATTCATCATACTTCTTTTTAATCTCCTCGAACTCAGCCTGCTGCCTCTTCAAATGCTCAGCCTCCTCATCAAGCTTCTCCTTAAGCTCCACAAGCATACTCTCCCTAACCACTAGGGTTCTCTGATAATTAATCAACTCCCTCTCCCTCTCAAGTAGCTTCCTCTCCCATTCAGCTAGCCTCCTCTCCTCTTCAGTTAACCTAGTTACTAGGGGCTCCAGCTTACCCTCAAGTTCCCTCCTCCTATTATCAAGCTCATTCTTAACAGCCTCAAGCTCCTTCTCCCTCCTGTTTAACTCATCCCTATAACTATTCAACTTAGCCTCAAGCTCACCAAGCTCCCTAGCCTTCCTCTCCCATTCTGCAGCCAACTTATTGATCTGCTCTTCCCTAGCCTTGATCTGACTCTCCCTATTGGCTAATTCCTGGAGCTTAGCCTTAATCTCCTCCTCCTTCTTCTCAAGTTCCTTAAGCCTCTCGGAGTTAGCCTCAATCCTAGCGGCCTCAAGCTGAAGCCTAGCCTCAAGGTTCTTTAGGTTAATCTCCTGCTCCCTAAGCTTAGCCTCCCTTTCCTGAATGTCCTTAAGGGCCTTCTCATAGTTGGTGAGCCTACTTGCTAAATCATTTATAATACTGCTCATGTTGTTGGACAAGTTTGATAAATCACCCATTAGTTTTGAAGCAGCCTCAACCTTACGCTTCTCCTCCTCTAGGGAGGCCTCAATTCTATTTAACTCCTCCTCCCTTCTTTTAAGGCTCTCCTCCCTAACCTTAAGTTCACTTTCCTTATTAGCTAATTCAATTATCCTACCCTCAAGTTCCCTCTGCCTACTAATAGCCTCATCACTAGCCGCCTGAAGTCTAGTTGCAACCTGCTCAATCTTAGAGAATTGGTCAAGGAGTTGACTTGACTTCTGGGATACGTCATTTAGCTTACCATCTATTACACTCATCATGTTTAAGCCACCCTCAAGACCCTTATTCAATTCATTAATCCTAACCGTTAATCCATTAGCCGCATCCTCCATAACCTTACTCAACTGCTCAACCCTACCCAATAATGCTGAGAGGGCGTTGAGGTAACTGTCAGTGGCCTGGGAAAACCTCTGATATAGTTCACTTATGTCACTTATCCTCTTGTCCTGAACGGAGACAACATCCCTAATAATACTGCTTAAGTCCTGGACAACCTTACTAAGCCTACTTACCTCACCCCCAATGCCCTGAAGCATGCTCCTAACGTTACCAATATCATTCATTAATGCCTGCTGCTGCTTATTAAGATTATCCACGGTTAAGGCAATCTGCTCAATCCTCTGCACAACACTACTCTGCTGTTCCTTTCTACCACCAAATAGTGACATACTTTATAAGTCCTGTTAATTATTTTAAACTTATCGCGTAATTAGATTGCCCTATCCCCATCCTGAAGGGTCAAGGCCCCAAGCCATTAACCCTCAAGGCGGAGAATCAGAGTTACAGGGGTGAAGCAGAAAGTGCCCTACATCATCTAAGGTTCCTCATTACGTTTCTCAAAGTGTTAATTTAATCGTAATTAGGAGCATCCACCTTGGCGGGCCCGGCGGGATTCGAACCCACGCCCTACGGGTTTCTCCAGTTGCCTTAAGAGCCCGCCGCTCTGGCCAGG
This genomic stretch from Caldivirga sp. harbors:
- a CDS encoding NusA-like transcription termination signal-binding factor, which produces MSKSRGRIILTDDELRYAALFESVTGITPRDAIYDPEFNRIIFIVDKNFAPLAVGKGGINVKKLRNLLGKDVEIVEYGDDPEELLRNALYPAKVINISINKLPNNGKVAVIRVEEGEKGIALGKYHRNLKRAALLAKRYFDIDNVKIP
- a CDS encoding 50S ribosomal protein L30e, with translation MIDISRELQVVANTGRLTMGVKQSIKAILNGDAKLVIMAANVPPSIKQDVERYAKLSQVPIFTYAGTSWELGGALRRSHKIAVVAIIDPGESSIMSLAGGGNV
- a CDS encoding AMMECR1 domain-containing protein, which codes for MDLFKPLTLTDGTLLVRLARYAIESKLRNIEKMPIAANHLKSMSLGVWVSVEKIKVSNGFRYRELRGDVGSPYPIRNLYDDVIMIARYAAFNSPKYSPLSLSEVKRIIIEVIVNNQPRQVNMDNLASILIPGYHGLLVKRPDGSIEAYLAHKIIETVAKFHEEKGRSPSMDELISLICSRGCSEVKIFETQVFYELEPEGEVIERLLYMNKYLREINAAKGIVS
- a CDS encoding nucleotidyltransferase family protein produces the protein MPSVPQTVELGLRIVNLSEEKGVPVRLLGGVAVYILASAVYPKVPSLSRTPKDIDLVAHAKDSSRLTSLMENMGIEADKRFNALHGYERLMFREPSSGTRIDVFLDVFRESHVINLKDRLEVFKPTIPPSDLLLTKLQIWSISERDIKDIIALLLKFKVGSSDSVSELDANRLISLTSNDWGLYKTVIVNLSRVTDYVKGHGELAEISGEVIGKINDIRLKVEKAPKSIKWRLRSLIGERVKWYEEPEEVS
- a CDS encoding RAD55 family ATPase, which encodes METLQLSPLNELVPAGIPYGYLMLIRGDLGMGKTLMVKRIAREILSKYPVLYITFDDDPNSVKDGLSDYASRLFIIDGFNLGEATSRSTPNVVGSITELDPRQLINGIISNLPQTKARGVIVDSVNDMLMNIDPRSLLFLLKEVKMITRRYNTVSVMVAHTTTEDLSGMIDNMEYVFDGIIEIELDPNLAQLGVPVRRLRVKRLKGTAHSIDWFYFTISKGDIVPVNIEDIKKALGATLSMQGER
- a CDS encoding NADP-dependent malic enzyme, with protein sequence MSGSGEDRTRKWYDTSIKVAKDYGGKISVMPKVPVKSLRDFSIYYTPGVAGVSLEIAKNPDLSFELTWRWNAIAVLTDGTRVLGLGNVGPEAALPVMEGKALIFKYLGGVDAVPLPIRVKSKEEFVAVAKAIEPSFGGINLEDIESPKCFYLLDTLRKELNIPVWHDDQQGTAGAILAGLYNALKVVDKNINDIKVVLFGAGASNVAAARILHAAGVSYGNMILIDSKGPLHAEREDMDKLMLNNPWKYDLALKTNKERSKTIEDAMKNADVLISASTPGPNVIKKDWIRAMNKDAIVFALANPIPEIWPWEAKEAGARVVATGRSDFPNQINNSLIFPSVFRGALDVRARGISDEVIVAVAREIAKYAEERGITEDYIIPTMEEWEVYPRAAAAAAVEIVNEGLARVNTTYNEELERARNIISKSRASMEKLMKEGLIRELPAELIR
- a CDS encoding GNAT family N-acetyltransferase; amino-acid sequence: MVKVRKAGERDLENVVELVVRLKRLNSEFDPLLKVRDDIYVQVKNWLNGYLNNKGKLLLVAESDDGRIIGALVSEVRERLFYEPRMEGVIMDFYIMPEFRRKGIGKMMMDEAIKMLREMGAHVISAEFPAQNQISVAFYRKYGFRPMMNVYVKET
- a CDS encoding DUF429 domain-containing protein; amino-acid sequence: MPEPAEAVKFGGVDLSVKRMSGVAEVNDGVLVSTLVKSDDEIINSLRGSLVVAIDAPLSGVGKFRDVDRLMFKMGLKVMPANWRWMIKLGERALRIKGRLEELNIRVIETHPWSVLHWLNTDLTQLSSRLGVRKLVINGGKDAYDAAVCALVALAYTMGKVRRITASDGELYLISAD